One segment of Bombus pascuorum chromosome 6, iyBomPasc1.1, whole genome shotgun sequence DNA contains the following:
- the LOC132907993 gene encoding endoplasmic reticulum resident protein 29, whose amino-acid sequence MLPSIVVLLVIGIAAAEDCKGCVSLDSYSFDKVIPKFKAAVVKFDVAFPYGEKHEQYAQIAAGTKDSYDLLVAEVRVKDYGNKDNSDLAARYKIKSKAFPAVLLFIQGKTEPIPFVAEKETDFTADSIKRFIKMKSGIYLGLPGCVEQLDRLAEEFRTGGETERKEILNKAKVFEGTLPETQRAAAKVYVKTMERILERGDVFVQTEQTRIEGILKGKLSNEKKRTMEEKRNILHSFLYRDEL is encoded by the exons ATGCTTCCATCAATCGTAGTACTTCTTGTTATCGGAATTGCAGCTGCCGAAGATTGCAAAGGATGTGTTTCTTTGGATTCTTATTCCTTTGACAAG GTGATACCGAAATTCAAAGCGGCAGTTGTTAAATTCGATGTGGCATTTCCGTATGGAGAGAAACACGAACAGTACGCGCAAATAGCTGCAGGAACGAAAGATTCTTATGATCTATTGGTCGCTGAAGTGAGAGTGAAGGATTATGGCAATAAAGATAATTCTGATCTTGCCGCTCGCTATAAAATAAAGTCCAAAGCATTTCCCGCTGTTCTTTTGTTTATTCAAGGAAAAACAGAACCAATTCCGTTCGTTGCAGAAAAAGAAACTGATTTTACCGCGGATAGTATTAAgcgatttattaaaatgaagTCTGGAATATATCTTGGTCTCCCTGGTTGTGTGGAACAATTAGATAGACTTGCAGAGGAATTCAGGACCGGCGGAGAAACGGAAAgaaag gAGATATTAAACAAAGCTAAAGTCTTTGAAGGAACACTACCTGAAACGCAACGTGCTGCCGCAAAAGTTTATGTTAAAACTATGGAAAGAATATTGGAAAGAGGAGACGTTTTTGTTCAAACAGAACAAACTAGAATAGAGGGCATATTGAAAGGGAAATtatcgaatgaaaagaaacgcACAATGGAAGAAAAACGTAATATCCTCCATTCTTTCTTATACAGAGacgaattatga
- the LOC132907991 gene encoding ran-specific GTPase-activating protein-like gives MPENVLNGDHVDVKSVNCETQENDEETNEVDVHFEPIISLPLIEVSNNEEDEVEMIKMRAKLYRYDSSNNPAEWKERGTGEVKLLRHKTKNTVRVVMRRDKTLKICANHFVTPWMELKPNCGSDRAWVWSVLADYADEQLKPELLAIRFANAENATVWKEAFEKAKKIVGSECEIYAGKNNTEEKHVESDSEPSSDVSYSESTDNEEQASKLIEGDLKVESNETEKVELSETQIKDGETMEKVAKELEQLQVKGVEEKK, from the exons ATGCCAGAAAACGTg TTAAATGGAGATCATGTTGATGTGAAGAGTGTTAACTGCGAAACTCAAGAGAATGATGAAGAAACTAACGAAGTAGACGTACATTTTGAACCAATAATTTCTTTACCATTAATAGAAGTATCCAATAATGAAGAAGATGAagttgaaatgataaaaat GAGAGcaaaattatatcgttatgATTCTTCCAATAATCCAGCAGAGTGGAAAGAACGTGGTACTGGAGAGGTGAAGTTATTAAgacataaaacaaaaaatacagTAAGAGTTGTAATGCGTAGAGATAAAACACTTAAAATTTGTGCTAATCATTTTGTAACTCCTTGGATGGAATTGAAACCCAATTGTGGTAGTGATAGAGCATGGGTATGGAGTGTACTTGCTGACTATGCAGATGAACAACTTAAGCCAGAATTACTTGCCATAAGATTTGCAAATGCAGAGa atGCAACTGTTTGGAAAGAAGCTTTTGAGAAGGCAAAGAAGATAGTGGGCTCTGAGTGCGAAATATATGCTGGCAAAAATAACACTGAAGAAAAACATGTTGAGAGTGATAGTGAACCTTCTAGTGATGTAAGTTATAGTGAAAGTACTGATAATGAAGAGCAAGCTAGCAAATTGATCGAAGGAGATTTAAAAGTTGAGAGTAATGAAACTGAAAAAGTGGAACTCTCTGAAACACAAATAAAAGATGGGGAAACTATGGAAAAAGTAGCTAAAGAACTTGAACAATTGCAAGTTAAGGGtgtggaagaaaagaaataa
- the LOC132907989 gene encoding serine/threonine-protein phosphatase alpha-2 isoform translates to MAESDKLNIDNIIARLLEVRGARPGKNVQLTEGEIKGLCLKSREIFLSQPILLELEAPLKICGDIHGQYYDLLRLFEYGGFPPESNYLFLGDYVDRGKQSLETICLLLAYKIKYPENFFLLRGNHECASINRIYGFYDECKRRYNIKLWKTFTDCFNCLPVAAIVDEKIFCCHGGLSPDLQNMEQIRRIMRPTDVPDQGLLCDLLWSDPDKDTMGWGENDRGVSFTFGAEVVAKFLHKHDFDLICRAHQVVEDGYEFFAKRQLVTLFSAPNYCGEFDNAGAMMSVDETLMCSFQILKPADKKKLTYGGLNANRPVTPPRGGGNNKSKKK, encoded by the exons ATGGCTGAATCAGACAAACTTAATATTGACAACATCATAGCTCGGCTCTTGGAAG TGCGGGGAGCCAGGCCAGggaaaaatgtacaattaacAGAAGGAGAAATAAAAGGACTTTGCCTGAAGTCgcgtgaaatttttttatcacaACCTATTTTGTTAGAACTTGAAGCGCCGCTTAAAATATGTG gtGATATTCATGGGCAATATTATGATTTACTACGATTATTCGAATATGGTGGATTTCCACCAGAGAGTAACTATCTGTTTCTAGGAGACTATGTTGATAGAGGGAAACAGTCTTTAGAGACAATTTGTCTCCTTCTTGcctataaaatcaaatatccTGAGAACTTCTTCTTACTTCGTGGAAATCATGAATGCGCATCCATTAATAGGATATATGGATTTTATgatgaat GTAAACGACGTTACAATATTAAACTATGGAAAACATTTACGGATTGTTTCAACTGCCTACCTGTTGCGGCAATAgtcgatgaaaaaatattttgttgccACGGTGGCCTTAGTCCAGATCTACAAAACATGGAACAGATAAGACGTATCATGCGACCAACAGATGTACCTGATCAAGGCTTATTGTGTGACCTATTATGGTCTGATCCAGACAAAGATACAATGGGTTGGGGAGAAAATGATCGTGGAGTATCGTTTACATTTGGAGCTGAAGTAGTTGCCAAATTTTTACATAAGCATGACTTTGACCTTATTTGTCGTGCTCATCAG gTAGTAGAAGATGGATATGAATTCTTTGCAAAGAGACAGTTAGTTACCCTGTTCTCAGCACCGAACTACTGTGGCGAATTCGATAATGCTGGAGCTATGATGTCCGTTGATGAAACTCTCATGTGTAGTTTCCAAATTCTAAAACCAGCtgacaaaaagaaattaacgTACGGTGGCCTGAATGCAAATAGACCAGTGACTCCCCCACGAGGCGGTGGAAACAACAAAAGCAAGAAGAAGTGA
- the LOC132907987 gene encoding T-box transcription factor TBX10 has protein sequence MQQQHDQRHDITADCCYQQWASHHHQNHHAQPITNVPSPMQQMEACLQSAGRVKRSRSPTSSKASLTPHVTNSSISSSTAVQSRNDSNNNNHNHSDHHPSENGANSTEEASSKRPLHPALVGAGAALEAKPLWEEFHQLGTEMIVTKAGRRMFPTFQCRFFGLDPTTDYLLVMDFVPCDDKRYRYAFHSSAWVVAGRADPVSPPRIHVHPDSPASGAHWMKQPVSFDKLKLTNNQLDDNGHIILNSMHRYQPRCHVVVAPSPPGSAPDPRTENFKTFTFPETRFTAVTAYQNHRITQLKIASNPFAKGFRDCESDECDSVAVSSMQNPAKRPATGSASVLTSNYVNTIPTVQIPSISNQEHHQFYGATAAGPWTYPGHHGQPTAHMNSVHYPAHPHHPHTGPSLYGPR, from the exons ATGCAACAGCAACATGACCAACGACACGATATTACCGCCGATTGTTGTTATCAGCAATGGGCTTCTCATCATCATCAGAATCATCATGCTCAACCTATAACGAATGTACCGTCCCCAATGCAACAAATGGAAG CATGTTTGCAATCAGCGGGAAGAGTGAAACGATCCCGCAGCCCAACTTCATCGAAGGCCTCCCTAACTCCGCACGTCACGAATTCATCGATCTCTTCATCGACCGCTGTCCAATCCCGTAATGATAGCAACAATAACAATCATAATCACAGCGATCATCATCCAAGCGAGAATGGCGCAAATTCGACGGAAGAAGCTAGCTCGAAGAGGCCTCTTCATCCTGCTCTCGTTGGTGCTGGAGCTGCATTAGAAGCGAAACCCCTTTGGGAAGAATTTCATCAATTGGGAACGGAAATGATAGTCACTAAAGCTGGAAGAAGAATGTTTCCTACTTTTCAG TGTCGATTTTTCGGTTTGGACCCCACTACCGACTATCTTCTAGTGATGGATTTCGTACCTTGCGATGACAAGAGGTACAGATACGCTTTTCACAGTAGCGCTTGGGTAGTTGCTGGTCGTGCGGATCCAGTCTCACCACCCAGGATTCACGTACATCCTGACAGTCCTGCGAGCGGAGCTCATTGGATGAAGCAGCCAGTTTCCTTCGACAAACTGAAACTGACTAACAATCAACTCGACGACAACGGACAT ATAATCCTGAACTCGATGCATAGATATCAGCCACGATGCCACGTAGTGGTTGCACCATCGCCGCCGGGTTCCGCTCCCGATCCTCGTACGGAGAATTTCAAAACTTTCACCTTTCCGGAAACGCGATTCACTGCTGTCACAGCTTATCAAAATCATCGTATCACGCAACTCAAAATAGCTAGCAATCCATTTGCGAAAGGTTTTCGTGACTGTGAATCGGATGAGTGTGACTCTGTCGCAGTTTCAAGCATGCAGAATCCTGCGAAGAGACCTGCGACTGGAAGTGCCAGCGTTTTGACATCCAACTACGTAAATACGATACCCACCGTGCAAATTCCGAGCATATCGAACCAAGAACATCATCAATTTTACGGTGCTACCGCAGCAGGACCTTGGACTTATCCCGGACACCATGGGCAACCAACTGCACACATGAATTCGGTCCACTATCCTGCGCATCCTCATCATCCCCATACTGGACCCTCGTTGTATGGACCACGGTAA